From a region of the Helianthus annuus cultivar XRQ/B chromosome 5, HanXRQr2.0-SUNRISE, whole genome shotgun sequence genome:
- the LOC110940388 gene encoding flavonoid 3',5'-hydroxylase yields MNSKKDEFTLAILVTIAVVTLAVLWYKFTHSSASPRLPPGPRSLPIVGYLPFLGPELHKQFTRMAHTYGPIFKLHLGSKLHVVINSSELAKEVVRDHDEIFANRNLTVAASVLSYGGQDLVWSMNNSNWRKLRKIFVHEALSSKNLESCSSFRMGEVRKTIKNVFSKISTPIVISEITFMTQTNVLTSLICGNTSNSSHLASELQTVSENLAEIFRRPNLSDFFPILAWFDLQRIERNMKKLFHKTDQIAESMIQDGIKSNSKKSLDGVGDREKKKDFLQILLDLRSQEDGNSLSITQIKALILDIMVAGTETTSTLIEWVMAEIMMNHQVMNAIQEELAKVVGLNNIVEETHLSQLKYLDAVVKETLRLHPVVPFLIPRSPSQDCKVGGYTIPKGCTVFLNVWSIQRDPRYWDKPLEFYPKRFLSYESSKKYDYKGNNLKFFPFGSGRRLCAGLPLAEKMTLFILASLLHSFNWSLPKGEEHDLSEKFGITLTKVKPLTAIPSQRLPNASLYN; encoded by the exons ATGAACAGCAAAAAAGACGAGTTTACTCTAGCAATACTTGTTACCATTGCAGTAGTCACGTTGGCTGTTTTATGGTACAAGTTTACACATTCGAGCGCCTCACCACGGTTGCCACCTGGTCCCCGCTCCTTGCCAATTGTTGGGTACCTCCCATTTCTTGGTCCTGAATTGCATAAACAGTTCACCAGGATGGCTCACACCTACGGTCCCATCTTCAAGTTACATCTGGGAAGCAAGCTTCATGTCGTCATAAACTCCTCAGAGTTAGCCAAAGAAGTGGTTCGTGACCATGATGAGATATTTGCTAACCGCAACCTAACAGTGGCTGCATCGGTATTATCTTACGGAGGCCAAGATTTAGTATGGTCCATGAACAACTCAAACTGGCGTAAGCTTCGCAAGATATTTGTCCACGAGGctctaagcagcaagaatcttgaATCATGTAGTTCTTTCAGAATGGGTGAGGTTAGAAAAACCATCaagaatgtgtttagtaaaaTCAGTACACCAATCGTCATAAGCGAGATTACTTTCATGACACAAACGAATGTCCTAACTAGTTTGATTTGTGGTAACACATCAAATAGCAGCCATCTTGCATCAGAGTTACAGACAGTGTCTGAGAACCTTGCTGAGATTTTCAGACGGCCGAATTTGTCTGATTTCTTCCCTATTCTTGCGTGGTTTGATCTACAACGTATTGAGAGGAACATGAAGAAACTATTTCATAAAACGGATCAAATTGCTGAAAGCATGATCCAAGATGGAATAAAATCGAACTCCAAAAAGTCGCTTGATGGTGTTGGTGATCGTGAAAAAAAGAAAGATTTTCTGCAGATCTTATTAGATCTCAGAAGCCAAGAAGATGGAAATTCGCTTAGCATAACCCAAATAAAGGCACTTATCCTG GACATTATGGTTGCAGGAACAGAAACAACTTCAACACTAATAGAATGGGTGATGGCGGAAATTATGATGAACCATCAAGTGATGAATGCAATTCAAGAAGAACTAGCAAAAGTTGTAGGTCTAAacaacattgtggaagaaactcaTCTCTCACAACTAAAATATCTAGATGCGGTAGTTAAGGAGACGCTACGGTTGCATCCTGTAGTCCCTTTCTTAATCCCACGGTCGCCAAGCCAGGACTGCAAGGTAGGTGGATATACAATTCCGAAGGGTTGTACTGTTTTCCTAAATGTATGGTCAATCCAACGAGATCCTCGATATTGGGACAAGCCTTTGGAGTTCTATCCTAAGAGGTTCTTGAGTTATGAGAGTTcaaaaaaatatgattacaaaggAAACAATTTGAAGTTCTTCCCATTTGGTTCGGGGAGAAGATTGTGTGCAGGTTTACCCTTGGCTGAGAAAATGACGTTGTTTATCTTGGCTTCACTCCTGCACTCCTTTAACTGGAGCTTACCGAAGGGTGAAGAGCATGATCTCTCTGAAAAGTTTGGGATAACACTAACGAAGGTAAAACCACTCACCGCCATACCATCTCAAAGATTGCCCAATGCTAGCCTCTACAATTAA
- the LOC110943004 gene encoding histone H1-I-like, with protein sequence MAENITTKSRSWMYPRFVQMLIDHAYPEIERDLKKDLLVQSHMSNDSLKQLARYHPNHPEPKIGAEFLGHIKDVNYVDPDPVDHQNWRNEEEMKEAAYAEELKTLVEFKTTRNDWFVKEPRRRGRKTTPKVQEGEGSSSQPKKKQKKVAKTLLVDEPEVEEPAVNVEENPYAGIEEVMLDLGDLETEQAVNVEAQKEKVIDDIEGDVVDKDTTSSSSSSEDEVDETERLKRIQAETEKEKLLRKRKRQEKEDALYVPSPQHVSDSQSPSSGRKKVGARKKVVSPKIRKVTPKISKPKIVLKKKPSKESRKSPTPPPEPTPQSPIQTPPRQPTPP encoded by the coding sequence ATGGCAGAGAATATAACTACAAAGAGTCGAAGTTGGATGTATCCAAGGTTTGTGCAGATGCTGATCGATCATGCCTATCCAGAGATTGAACGTGATTTGAAGAAAGATTTGTTAGTTCAGTCACACATGAGCAATGATTCTCTAAAGCAGCTTGCGAGATATCACCCAAACCATCCAGAACCAAAGATAGGTGCTGAATTCTTAGGACATATCAAGGATGTGAATTATGTTGATCCTGATCCAGTTGATCATCAAAACTGGAGAAACGAAGAAGAAATGAAGGAAGCAGCTTATGCTGAAGAGCTAAAAACTCTTGTGGAGTTCAAAACCACCAGAAATGATTGGTTTGTCAAAGAACCGAGGAGGAGAGGCAGAAAGACCACCCCTAAAGTACAAGAGGGTGAGGGGTCATCATCTCagccaaagaagaaacaaaagaaagtagCAAAGACATTGCTAGTTGATGAGCCTGAAGTTGAAGAACCGGCTGTGAATGTTGAAGAAAATCCATACGCTGGGATTGAAGAAGTGATGTTAGACCTTGGTGATTTAGAGACTGAGCAAGCAGTTAATGTAGAAGCTCAGAAAGAAAAAGTTATTGATGATATCGAAGGTGATGTtgttgataaagacactactagttcttcAAGTTCTTCGGAAGATGAAGTAGATGAAACTGAAAGGTTGAAAAGAATTCAAGCAGAGACAGAGAAAGAGAAGTTGTTGAGAAAGAGGAAAAGGCAAGAGAAGGAAGATGCTCTATATGTGCCATCTCCGCAACACGTTTCTGATTCGCAATCTCCTTCAAGTGGTAGAAAGAAAGTCGGGGCAAGAAAGAAAGTTGTGTCTCCAAAGATACGAAAAGTTACTCCAAAGATTTCCAAGCCAAAGATTGTCTTGAAGAAGAAACCTTCCAAAGAATCCAGGAAatcaccaacaccaccacctgaGCCAACACCACAATCACCAATACAAACACCTCCAAGACAACCAACACCTCCATAA